A window from Populus trichocarpa isolate Nisqually-1 chromosome 3, P.trichocarpa_v4.1, whole genome shotgun sequence encodes these proteins:
- the LOC18096676 gene encoding protein NUCLEAR FUSION DEFECTIVE 4, producing MSNLVVKGGSRPPWVGLAAALWVEIAAGNAYNFPLYSPALKSVMGLNQQQLTMLGVANDIGENVGLLPGMACNKFPPWAVLSVGVLACFLGYGVLWLVVSQTVKPLPYWLLWLALVIATNSNAWFGTAVVVTNMRNFPLSRGTVSGILKGCAGISAAVYTVVYSLVLKGSASNLLLFLTLVIPILCLAMMYFIRPCTPASGEDSSEHVHFLFTQAAVILLAIYLLITAIIGTVVSLSDAVSYILVAIVVIFLISPLAIPVKMTIFPSRPKKNPPSDSSDHLMLGEGETTPTDPLLTPSSSATSLGSFYENDDASDVEILLAMGEGAVKKKRRPKRGEDFKIHEALIKADFWLLWVVYFLGVGSGVTILNNLAQIGAAFGLEDTTILLALFGFCNFVGRIGSGAVSEHFVRSRAIPRTLLMTCAHIIMAITFIPFALALDGILYTATALLGISYGILYAVMVPTASELFGLRHFGLIYNVLLLGNPVGALLFSGILAGYVYDAETARQGSSTCLGPDCFKITFLALAGFCGLGTVVSIILTVRIRPVYQMLYSGGSYHLPQNLGH from the exons atgtcGAACTTAGTGGTGAAAGGAGGAAGCAGACCTCCATGGGTGGGATTAGCAGCAGCACTATGGGTTGAGATAGCGGCTGGGAATGCATACAACTTCCCACTCTACTCTCCTGCTCTCAAATCAGTAATGGGACTCAATCAGCAGCAGCTAACAATGTTGGGTGTGGCCAATGATATTGGAGAGAATGTGGGATTGCTCCCTGGCATGGCCTGCAACAAGTTCCCTCCCTGGGCTGTCCTCTCTGTTGGTGTTCTTGCTTGTTTCTTGGGCTACGGTGTTCTTTGGCTTGTTGTTAGCCAGACTGTCAAGCCCTTACCTTACTGGCTG TTATGGCTTGCACTTGTTATTGCCACAAATAGCAATGCATGGTTTGGCACAGCTGTGGTTGTGACCAACATGAGAAACTTCCCTCTCAGCAGGGGCACTGTTTCTGGCATTCTCAAAGGTTGCGCTGGGATCTCAGCTGCAGTATACACAGTGGTATATAGCCTGGTGCTTAAAGGCTCTGCTTCAAATCTCCTGCTCTTTCTTACACTTGTCATTCCCATTTTGTGTTTAGCTATGATGTACTTTATCCGGCCATGTACTCCAGCTTCTGGAGAAGACTCTTCAGAGCATGTCCATTTTCTCTTCACCCAAGCTGCAGTTATTCTACTTGCCATTTATCTCCTCATAACCGCTATAATAGGGACTGTGGTTTCTCTTAGTGATGCTGTTTCCTACATTTTAGTGGCAATCGTGGTTATCTTTTTGATATCTCCTCTTGCAATTCCTGTCAAAATGACCATTTTTCCTTCAAGGCCCAAGAAAAACCCGCCATCTGATTCTTCAGATCATTTGATGTTGGGGGAAGGTGAAACAACTCCAACAGATCCTTTGTTGACACCATCTTCATCTGCGACATCTCTAGGAAGTTTTTATGAGAATGACGATGCTTCAGATGTGGAAATACTTCTTGCTATGGGAGAGGGAGcagtgaagaagaaaaggaggccCAAGAGAGGTGAGGATTTCAAAATTCACGAGGCTCTTATCAAGGCAGATTTTTGGCTTCTTTGGGTGGTATACTTTCTTGGGGTTGGTTCTGGAGTTACTATTCTCAATAATTTGGCTCAAATTGGGGCTGCTTTTGGTCTTGAGGATACAACAATATTGCTTGCTCTCTTCGGCTTTTGCAATTTTGTTGGCCGCATTGGATCGGGTGCTGTTTCAGAACATTTTGTCAG GTCAAGAGCAATTCCTCGAACCTTGTTGATGACATGTGCACATATAATTATGGCCATAACGTTCATTCCTTTTGCATTAGCACTCGATGGTATTCTTTACACTGCAACTGCTCTTCTTGGCATCTCTTATGGGATTCTGTATGCTGTAATGGTGCCAACTGCCTCTGAACTTTTTGGCTTGAGACATTTTGGTTTGATATACAACGTTCTGCTGCTAGGCAATCCTGTTGGTGCACTACTTTTCTCAGGTATTCTTGCCGGTTATGTATACGACGCAGAAACTGCCAGGCAAGGAAGCTCTACTTGTTTAGGTCCTGATTGCTTCAAGATAACATTCCTGGCTCTAGCTGGCTTCTGTGGACTGGGAACCGTCGTGAGCATAATCTTAACAGTTAGAATACGGCCAGTTTACCAAATGCTTTATTCAGGGGGTTCTTACCATCTGCCTCAGAATTTAGGCCATTGA